A section of the Candidatus Tisiphia endosymbiont of Nedyus quadrimaculatus genome encodes:
- a CDS encoding phospholipid-binding protein MlaC: MKKIIVYLILSFLSLSAYCATTDNKVIDNYVNQLIKDGLDVFKDESLNQDAKIAKSKKLILANLDLNWMAKFTLGVYRRTLTPEQIKQFTEVYSNYVSKSYADLVKNYQGQEPKVQQVRVLDEGEFMVEMLIGTAKVNYLVRQVKNASDKTNLKVSDVITEGVSLINSQQSEFMNILSNSGFDKLIDELMKKS, encoded by the coding sequence ATGAAAAAAATTATTGTTTATTTAATTTTAAGTTTCCTGTCTTTGTCAGCCTACTGTGCTACTACTGATAACAAGGTGATTGATAATTATGTTAATCAGCTAATAAAAGATGGGCTAGACGTATTTAAAGATGAGAGTTTAAATCAAGACGCTAAAATTGCTAAAAGTAAAAAGCTAATTTTAGCTAACTTAGATCTAAATTGGATGGCTAAATTTACCCTTGGTGTTTACAGAAGAACTCTAACTCCTGAACAAATTAAACAATTCACAGAAGTTTACAGTAATTATGTAAGCAAGTCTTATGCTGATTTAGTAAAGAATTACCAGGGTCAAGAACCTAAAGTTCAACAAGTGCGTGTTCTTGATGAAGGAGAGTTTATGGTAGAAATGTTAATAGGAACTGCTAAAGTAAATTACTTAGTACGTCAAGTAAAGAATGCAAGCGATAAAACTAATTTAAAAGTCTCAGATGTTATTACAGAAGGTGTTAGTCTTATCAATTCTCAACAGTCAGAGTTCATGAATATTCTCAGTAATAGCGGTTTTGATAAGTTAATAGATGAATTGATGAAAAAGTCGTGA
- a CDS encoding pyridoxal phosphate-dependent aminotransferase, protein MSLIAKRLDLIKPSPTLALVKKTFELKKLGRDIISLGAGEPDFDTPNNIKEAAIKALRDGFTKYTNVDGTLEIKQAVQTKFKYENNLDYDLDEIIVSSGGKQVIYNLFMASLNQGDEVIIPSPYWVSYPDMVMLAKGIPVFVNCGIDSNFKLTVEALEQVITQKTKWLIINSPSNPTGAAYSYQELEDIAELLRKYPNVNIMSDDIYEHIIFDDFKFYTFAQVAADLKDRIFTVNGVSKAYSMTGWRIGYGAGPKSLIKAMTIIQSQSTSNPCSISQMAAIEALTGTQDFIRPNAKNFQEKRDLTLSILSDTKGISCDKPAGAFYLFPKCNELFGLKTPSSKIITGSNDFGEYLLEECNVAVIPGIAFGLEGYFRISYATSINNLEQACSRIKNACNQLT, encoded by the coding sequence ATGTCACTTATTGCTAAACGCTTAGATCTAATAAAACCATCGCCAACTTTAGCTTTAGTCAAAAAAACATTTGAACTAAAAAAGCTAGGTAGAGATATCATCTCTCTTGGGGCTGGTGAACCTGACTTTGACACACCCAATAATATCAAAGAGGCTGCAATTAAAGCACTGCGAGATGGTTTCACAAAATATACAAATGTTGATGGTACTTTGGAGATTAAACAAGCAGTACAGACTAAATTCAAGTATGAAAATAATTTAGATTATGATCTAGATGAGATAATAGTATCAAGCGGTGGTAAACAAGTAATCTATAATTTATTTATGGCTTCCCTTAACCAAGGGGACGAAGTAATTATTCCCAGTCCTTACTGGGTCTCATACCCAGACATGGTAATGTTAGCTAAGGGAATTCCGGTATTTGTTAACTGTGGCATTGACAGCAATTTTAAGCTTACTGTTGAAGCTCTAGAGCAAGTAATTACCCAAAAAACTAAATGGTTAATTATTAACTCACCGAGTAATCCAACAGGGGCTGCATACTCTTACCAAGAGCTAGAAGATATTGCTGAATTACTACGCAAATATCCTAATGTAAATATTATGTCAGATGATATTTACGAGCATATTATTTTTGATGATTTTAAATTTTATACTTTTGCCCAAGTAGCAGCGGATTTAAAAGATCGAATATTTACTGTTAATGGTGTATCAAAAGCTTATTCTATGACAGGATGGCGTATAGGATATGGGGCTGGACCTAAATCATTAATTAAGGCAATGACTATTATTCAGTCACAAAGTACTTCTAACCCCTGTTCTATAAGCCAAATGGCAGCTATTGAAGCTTTAACTGGCACTCAAGATTTTATTAGACCTAATGCAAAAAACTTTCAAGAAAAACGTGATTTAACATTATCAATCCTAAGTGATACCAAGGGTATTAGTTGCGATAAACCAGCAGGGGCATTTTATCTATTTCCTAAATGCAATGAATTATTTGGTCTTAAAACCCCTTCTAGTAAAATTATCACAGGTAGTAACGACTTTGGAGAATATCTGCTTGAAGAATGTAACGTTGCGGTTATTCCTGGTATTGCATTTGGTCTAGAAGGTTATTTTAGAATTTCATACGCAACTTCGATAAACAATTTGGAGCAAGCATGCTCGCGTATAAAGAATGCTTGTAATCAATTAACGTGA
- a CDS encoding alanine racemase has product MHTDKCTLEIDLAKIRANYRIISKICKTSEIASVVKANSYGLGADAIAPALQMENCQSFFVTSVDEGISLRKVLGQKSNIFVFNGVFSNDVEEFRNSNLIPVLNSLEQVEIWQKFATLKKEVLRCTIHVDTGMNRLGMLDTEMQHIIDKPDLLVGLELQYIISHLSTSEIVDDPYNLQQLKKFKRYLKYFPKVKASLANSSSIFLGQEYHFDLIRPGAALYGLNPLGNALENPMHNPIRLTAPIIQLQELPPESYIGYNMTFKTNSNRLIATLPLGYADGYPRAFSNCGVVVIDSHSAPVVGRVSMDSITIDVTELPPNKIFLGQQAEIIGNYCTLDKIANIINTIGYEILTLLGSRYKRVYKNDS; this is encoded by the coding sequence ATGCATACTGATAAATGTACACTTGAAATAGACTTAGCAAAAATTCGTGCTAATTATCGTATTATTTCTAAAATTTGTAAAACTTCAGAGATTGCTTCCGTGGTAAAGGCTAACAGCTATGGACTTGGTGCTGATGCTATCGCACCAGCCTTACAGATGGAGAATTGTCAAAGTTTTTTTGTAACCTCAGTTGATGAAGGAATATCATTACGTAAAGTATTGGGGCAAAAATCTAATATCTTTGTGTTTAATGGTGTATTTAGCAATGATGTTGAGGAATTTAGGAATAGTAATTTAATTCCTGTGCTTAATAGTTTAGAGCAAGTTGAAATTTGGCAAAAATTTGCTACTCTTAAAAAAGAAGTGCTACGCTGTACAATCCATGTTGATACTGGTATGAATCGCTTAGGAATGCTCGACACAGAAATGCAACATATAATAGACAAACCCGATCTATTAGTTGGTCTTGAATTGCAGTATATTATAAGTCATTTATCTACATCTGAAATAGTTGATGATCCTTATAATTTACAACAATTAAAAAAGTTTAAGCGTTATTTAAAATATTTCCCAAAAGTCAAAGCTAGTCTAGCTAACTCTAGTAGTATATTTCTAGGACAAGAATATCATTTTGACTTAATACGTCCTGGTGCAGCATTATATGGACTTAATCCTTTGGGAAATGCCTTGGAAAATCCGATGCATAATCCAATAAGACTGACTGCTCCAATAATACAATTGCAAGAATTACCACCGGAAAGTTACATTGGTTACAATATGACCTTTAAAACAAATAGTAATAGGCTAATTGCTACCTTGCCTCTTGGTTATGCTGATGGCTATCCCCGGGCTTTTAGCAATTGTGGGGTAGTAGTTATTGATTCGCATTCAGCTCCTGTAGTTGGCAGGGTATCAATGGATTCAATTACTATTGATGTTACTGAACTACCACCAAACAAAATTTTTCTAGGACAACAAGCTGAAATTATAGGGAATTATTGTACTTTAGATAAAATAGCGAATATAATAAATACCATTGGTTATGAAATTCTCACTCTACTAGGTAGCAGATATAAGAGAGTATACAAAAATGATTCTTGA
- a CDS encoding sensor histidine kinase, which translates to MTINNENQQQDNNKIENSTEKNWILHLAPTTVTLIPSDQACQMIAPQGNYADIIRYKEIQLELQEAQNKLKIDELMRIDLIRNIGYSIEVPCSGMFALITVLYEVEQDTERKHYLKTIVDCAEILLDYSHHVLAFLRQNAAVPTITLEKFNIKELVNKTITKAKPAEISKGLNLSCNFQYDMADYIIGDHSRLQAVLDQLVGNAIKFTKEGHVIVTVGLFPPLNGTNNARDKMLQIIVHDTGVGIVEGKQRDMRKELDDANTIAKYNKGLGLGLTFVKQIINEMDGEITITSKEAKSTTITCQVPVKLLAN; encoded by the coding sequence ATGACAATTAACAATGAAAATCAACAACAAGATAACAATAAAATAGAAAATTCTACAGAAAAAAACTGGATTTTACATCTAGCTCCAACAACTGTCACATTAATACCATCCGATCAAGCTTGCCAAATGATAGCTCCACAAGGAAATTATGCGGACATTATTAGATATAAAGAAATACAACTAGAATTGCAAGAAGCTCAAAATAAACTAAAAATAGATGAATTAATGAGAATAGATTTAATTCGCAATATTGGTTATAGCATAGAAGTGCCTTGCAGTGGGATGTTTGCCCTAATAACCGTTCTTTATGAAGTAGAGCAAGACACAGAGAGAAAGCATTATCTCAAAACTATAGTAGATTGTGCTGAAATATTACTTGATTATTCGCATCATGTTCTAGCCTTTTTAAGGCAGAATGCTGCAGTACCAACGATAACTCTAGAAAAATTTAACATAAAAGAATTAGTCAATAAAACGATCACTAAAGCTAAGCCAGCTGAGATAAGTAAAGGCTTAAATCTTTCCTGTAATTTTCAATATGATATGGCAGATTATATCATTGGCGATCATTCTAGATTGCAGGCAGTATTGGATCAATTAGTGGGTAATGCTATTAAATTTACTAAAGAAGGTCATGTTATTGTGACAGTTGGTTTATTCCCACCTTTAAATGGCACAAATAATGCACGAGATAAGATGTTACAAATTATTGTGCATGATACAGGGGTTGGTATTGTTGAGGGAAAACAGCGAGATATGAGGAAAGAATTAGATGATGCAAATACAATTGCTAAATATAATAAGGGATTAGGCTTAGGACTAACGTTTGTCAAACAAATTATTAATGAAATGGATGGTGAGATTACAATAACCAGCAAAGAGGCTAAGAGTACAACTATTACCTGTCAAGTACCGGTGAAATTGTTAGCTAATTAA
- a CDS encoding ribose-phosphate diphosphokinase — protein sequence MNRNNKNIFHKTLSANYNYCILQKLKPIIIISMKILAGLSHKKLARCLAEELNCKYVETYITTFDDAETRVEILEDMHKCDVVIVQSTSRPANNHLMELLLLVDTVKRAGASQVTAVIPYFGYSRQDRRSCSFTPVSSRLVANMLEVAGVDHVITVDLHSQQLEGFFKIPVQNLDPISLFAPIIETYNNSIIVSPDVGGFVRVRDVNRLFNMNIAVINKSRDIKRSHDKCQMSEIIGNVSGKHCILIDDIVDSGETLCKGAKLLMEVGALSVNAFITHPVLSRMSKENILNSDVMNVYITDTIETTDLPSKFHVISVAPIIIAALQKSVRL from the coding sequence TTGAATAGAAATAATAAAAATATTTTTCATAAAACACTTAGTGCAAATTATAATTATTGTATACTACAAAAACTTAAACCAATTATTATAATTAGCATGAAAATTCTTGCAGGTCTTAGTCATAAAAAATTAGCTAGATGTTTAGCTGAGGAACTAAATTGTAAATATGTCGAAACTTATATTACAACTTTCGATGATGCTGAAACAAGGGTGGAAATCCTTGAAGATATGCATAAGTGTGATGTTGTTATAGTACAATCTACTTCTAGACCAGCCAATAACCACTTGATGGAACTTTTATTATTAGTTGATACGGTAAAAAGAGCGGGAGCTTCACAAGTAACTGCAGTTATACCGTATTTTGGTTATAGCCGCCAAGATCGTAGATCTTGTAGTTTTACTCCAGTATCGAGCCGTCTTGTAGCGAATATGCTGGAAGTTGCTGGTGTTGATCATGTAATAACTGTCGATTTGCATTCACAGCAATTAGAGGGTTTTTTTAAAATTCCAGTACAAAATCTTGATCCAATAAGTTTATTTGCTCCGATTATTGAAACTTATAATAATTCTATTATTGTATCTCCAGATGTTGGTGGTTTTGTACGTGTACGTGATGTGAATAGGCTTTTTAACATGAATATAGCTGTTATTAATAAAAGTAGAGATATCAAGAGGTCTCATGATAAATGTCAAATGTCAGAAATAATAGGTAACGTTTCCGGCAAGCATTGTATATTAATTGATGATATTGTTGATAGTGGCGAAACCCTTTGTAAGGGAGCTAAGCTATTAATGGAAGTAGGAGCTTTATCTGTCAATGCTTTTATAACTCACCCAGTGCTTTCTAGAATGTCTAAAGAAAATATTCTGAATTCTGATGTAATGAACGTATATATAACTGATACAATAGAAACTACTGATTTACCATCTAAGTTCCATGTAATATCGGTTGCTCCAATTATTATAGCAGCATTACAAAAATCTGTAAGATTATGA
- a CDS encoding MlaE family ABC transporter permease, with amino-acid sequence MILDTVNLLGKHTISFARTIGAFSLFTIAGVTSIFKRPLYYNLVLKQLLSIGFYSLPVVAMTTFFSGAVLALQSYTGFSRFSAESSIATVVVLSITRELGPVLAGLMVAGRVGASIAAEIATMRVTEQIDALYTLSTDPIKYLVFPRVLAAVITLPCLVLIGDILGVMGGYLVSVYKLDFNSFNYITNSFKFLEPIDVISGLVKAAVFGFIISIVSCYSGYYSGTGAKGVGTSTTSAVVNSSVLILISNYLITELFFKV; translated from the coding sequence ATGATTCTTGATACCGTTAATTTATTAGGTAAACATACTATTAGTTTTGCAAGGACTATAGGGGCTTTTTCTCTATTTACTATTGCGGGAGTCACTAGTATTTTTAAGAGACCTTTATACTACAACTTAGTGTTAAAACAGTTATTGTCTATAGGTTTTTATTCCCTACCAGTTGTAGCTATGACTACCTTCTTTTCTGGTGCTGTGCTGGCATTACAAAGCTATACAGGTTTTTCTCGTTTTTCGGCTGAAAGTTCAATAGCTACGGTGGTAGTTCTGTCAATAACTAGAGAGCTTGGACCAGTTCTTGCTGGTCTTATGGTTGCTGGTAGGGTTGGTGCATCAATTGCTGCTGAAATAGCTACTATGAGAGTGACTGAACAAATAGATGCGCTTTATACTTTGTCAACTGATCCCATAAAATATTTAGTTTTTCCAAGAGTACTAGCCGCAGTTATTACGTTACCATGTTTAGTATTAATAGGTGATATATTAGGAGTAATGGGTGGTTATTTGGTAAGTGTTTATAAGCTTGATTTTAATAGCTTTAATTATATAACGAATAGCTTTAAGTTTTTAGAACCAATAGATGTCATTTCTGGTTTGGTAAAAGCAGCAGTGTTTGGTTTTATTATCTCAATAGTAAGTTGTTATAGTGGTTACTATTCAGGTACAGGAGCAAAAGGAGTTGGGACGAGTACAACTTCTGCGGTAGTAAATTCTTCAGTTCTTATTCTAATCAGTAATTACTTGATAACAGAGTTGTTTTTTAAAGTATAA
- a CDS encoding DNA adenine methylase: protein MSVTIEKTQPFIQWVGGKRKIVDQLIKHIPSGVSNYYEPFLGGGALFFQVRHMFNKCYLSDINLDLVTSYNAVKKNPQAISKLLDSHQANHCKDYYYQVRSDNNSNNPNKITARFIYLNRYSFKGIYRVNINGEPAQSFSSRNYHKSDITTKLQQCSRLLSNTSICAIDFSFIEPQKNDFVYFDPPYHQSGEKFYTRLPFDEQDQMRLRDFAKELDNQGVKFIISNSDTAFIRNLYQDFNINTIQVTYSMPQQRKTSYEVIITNY from the coding sequence ATGTCAGTAACTATAGAAAAAACCCAACCATTCATCCAATGGGTTGGTGGTAAAAGAAAAATTGTTGATCAATTAATTAAACATATTCCTTCAGGAGTAAGTAATTATTATGAACCATTTCTTGGCGGTGGTGCATTATTTTTCCAAGTACGACACATGTTTAATAAATGCTATCTATCTGATATTAATCTTGACTTAGTGACGTCTTATAATGCGGTTAAAAAGAATCCACAAGCAATAAGTAAGTTACTTGATTCACATCAAGCAAATCATTGCAAAGACTATTATTATCAAGTTAGAAGTGATAATAATAGTAATAATCCTAATAAAATTACTGCAAGATTTATCTATCTTAATAGATATTCCTTTAAAGGAATATATCGTGTCAATATCAATGGTGAGCCAGCTCAAAGCTTTTCTAGTAGAAACTATCATAAATCTGACATTACTACTAAATTACAACAATGTAGCAGGCTGTTATCTAATACATCTATTTGTGCTATAGATTTTTCTTTTATTGAACCGCAGAAAAATGACTTTGTCTATTTCGATCCACCTTATCACCAATCTGGTGAGAAATTTTATACTAGATTGCCATTTGATGAACAAGACCAAATGAGACTAAGAGATTTTGCTAAGGAGCTAGATAATCAAGGTGTTAAATTTATTATCTCTAATAGTGATACAGCTTTTATTAGAAACTTGTACCAAGATTTTAACATTAATACTATCCAGGTCACCTATTCCATGCCACAGCAAAGAAAAACCTCTTATGAGGTAATAATTACAAATTATTAG
- the idi gene encoding isopentenyl-diphosphate Delta-isomerase — MLYSKHVVLVDEQDNILGIEDKLNAHNSNTPLHRGFSVFLFNSKKEFLIQKRSLLKKTWGGFWSNSFCGHPQINETYEQAIYRHAKFELGLVSLQRVDLIANYRYKFAINNIVENEICPIYLALSDDIIKINEQEIAEVKLLKWVDFKLYMEKHQTKFSPWCIEEFEILENNEIFKKFMDSAL, encoded by the coding sequence ATGTTATATTCGAAACATGTTGTATTAGTTGATGAACAAGATAATATCCTTGGAATAGAGGATAAGTTAAACGCTCATAATTCTAATACTCCATTGCACAGGGGATTTTCTGTATTTCTTTTCAATAGCAAAAAAGAATTTTTGATACAAAAAAGAAGTTTACTTAAAAAAACTTGGGGTGGATTTTGGTCAAATAGTTTCTGCGGACATCCACAAATTAACGAAACTTATGAACAAGCAATTTATAGACATGCAAAATTTGAATTAGGTTTAGTAAGCCTACAGAGAGTAGATCTTATTGCTAATTATCGCTATAAATTTGCTATAAATAATATTGTAGAAAATGAAATATGCCCAATATATTTGGCTTTATCAGATGATATCATAAAAATAAATGAACAAGAAATAGCAGAAGTAAAGTTACTTAAATGGGTAGACTTTAAGTTATATATGGAAAAACACCAAACAAAATTTTCCCCTTGGTGCATCGAAGAGTTCGAGATATTAGAAAATAATGAAATATTCAAAAAATTTATGGATTCAGCTCTGTAA
- the waaA gene encoding lipid IV(A) 3-deoxy-D-manno-octulosonic acid transferase translates to MIYLYHVLSFLLLPVYFFLLVLRVIIGKEDVKRIKERFAIFHAHTKRNETLVWIHAASIGESLIALTLVENINNLWLKRTMPKTSLKFLVTSGTRSSGKILQQKLPKNAIHQFIPIDNIIFVKKFFRNWQPNLGIFVESELWPCLISEGAKHCKLLLLNARISDKSFESWKKISSFFRLVIANFSEIIVQSNRDFQKFTQLGVTNIVNLGNIKFANKKLPVNEQELTIFTQHMSGKRVVVFASTHLDDEVVVLNIIKPIKQRHPDCYFILIPRHPERKNDIGKACTQLNLTYSIRSEQNIPILTDDLYIVDKFGELGLFFSIAYISFIGGSFKQGGHNVLEPAYFANYIIFGPDMSNIANIANEMLTNKAATQIRDESDLLNKIEYLLSKTGTQEAEIYQANALEFVNKNQQILGNYLNIIEKHLVEN, encoded by the coding sequence ATGATCTATTTATACCATGTCTTAAGTTTTCTACTTCTTCCAGTGTATTTTTTTTTATTAGTATTAAGAGTTATTATTGGCAAAGAAGATGTAAAACGTATTAAGGAACGTTTTGCTATTTTCCATGCACATACTAAACGAAATGAAACTTTAGTTTGGATACATGCAGCCAGTATAGGGGAATCTCTTATAGCTCTTACCTTAGTTGAAAATATCAATAATCTTTGGTTAAAAAGAACTATGCCAAAAACCTCCTTAAAGTTTTTGGTTACTTCGGGAACTAGATCTTCTGGAAAAATATTACAACAAAAACTACCGAAAAATGCCATTCATCAATTCATTCCTATAGACAATATTATTTTTGTTAAAAAGTTTTTTAGAAATTGGCAACCAAACCTAGGAATTTTTGTTGAATCAGAGTTATGGCCATGTCTCATTAGTGAAGGGGCAAAACATTGTAAACTATTATTATTGAATGCACGTATTTCTGATAAATCATTTGAATCATGGAAAAAAATAAGTTCATTTTTTAGGTTAGTTATCGCTAACTTCAGTGAAATTATTGTGCAAAGTAACCGTGATTTCCAAAAATTTACGCAACTTGGTGTGACAAATATAGTTAATTTAGGTAACATTAAATTTGCCAACAAGAAATTACCTGTAAATGAACAAGAGTTAACAATTTTTACACAACATATGAGTGGTAAAAGAGTTGTTGTATTTGCTAGCACCCACCTAGACGATGAGGTAGTAGTACTTAATATTATAAAACCAATAAAACAGCGACACCCAGATTGCTATTTTATTCTAATTCCACGCCATCCTGAGCGTAAGAATGATATAGGAAAAGCGTGTACTCAATTAAATTTAACTTATAGTATCAGGTCCGAACAAAATATACCTATTCTAACTGACGATCTTTACATTGTTGATAAATTTGGCGAACTTGGATTGTTTTTTAGCATAGCCTATATCTCATTCATTGGCGGTTCATTTAAACAAGGAGGACATAACGTACTTGAACCAGCATATTTTGCTAATTATATTATATTTGGGCCAGATATGAGTAATATTGCTAATATTGCTAATGAAATGCTTACTAATAAAGCTGCTACTCAAATTCGAGATGAAAGCGATTTGCTGAATAAGATTGAGTATCTTCTGTCTAAAACTGGTACTCAGGAAGCTGAAATTTATCAGGCTAATGCTTTGGAATTTGTCAATAAAAACCAACAAATTTTAGGTAATTATTTAAATATTATAGAAAAACACTTAGTGGAGAATTAA
- a CDS encoding VacJ family lipoprotein, producing the protein MKQFILLLLINFSSITAIASTQNTQDDEDFRYVYNEGKGCTQVYDPYEKLNRKIFAFNSVLDYLFLRPITIGYKRISNNYTRARVSSFLDNVSMPLTVVNYGLQMNYDQTMKSLWRFLINATFGIGGLFDVADKIGLKVTKQTLGSTFAHYGVGPGPYLVIPFLGGTNARDSTDAIFTNSYLNPIMYAVHRDFEIIVSGVQLINTRLGLLPFTDYIGCSSTDPYIAVRSATHQNRESVICYPKQFKCPKPN; encoded by the coding sequence ATGAAGCAATTTATATTACTATTGTTAATTAATTTTTCTAGTATAACTGCAATAGCAAGTACTCAAAATACTCAAGATGATGAAGATTTTAGGTATGTTTATAATGAAGGTAAGGGGTGTACTCAAGTCTATGACCCTTATGAGAAACTAAATCGTAAAATCTTTGCCTTTAATTCTGTTTTAGACTATCTGTTCTTACGACCTATTACTATAGGCTATAAACGAATTAGTAATAATTATACTAGGGCTAGAGTGAGTAGTTTTCTAGATAACGTTAGTATGCCTTTGACTGTTGTCAATTATGGCTTACAGATGAATTATGATCAAACTATGAAAAGTCTATGGAGATTTTTAATTAATGCTACGTTTGGTATAGGTGGGTTATTTGATGTAGCAGATAAAATTGGATTGAAAGTTACTAAACAAACTTTGGGTAGTACTTTCGCCCACTATGGAGTTGGTCCTGGACCATATTTAGTCATACCATTTCTTGGTGGTACTAATGCAAGAGATAGTACAGATGCTATATTTACAAATAGTTACTTAAATCCTATAATGTACGCGGTACATAGAGATTTTGAAATCATAGTTTCTGGTGTACAACTTATAAATACTAGGTTAGGATTATTACCGTTTACTGACTATATAGGATGTAGTTCTACTGATCCTTACATAGCTGTAAGATCAGCTACGCATCAAAATCGTGAATCTGTAATTTGCTATCCTAAGCAATTTAAATGCCCTAAACCTAATTAA
- a CDS encoding lysophospholipid acyltransferase family protein — protein MLYTYLRVVYFTCRWQFVFSDNYNKQEFLAQKGVIFAFWHNRLAFGPGIFAGHKDIYALISPHRDGRIISDIVGKFGFGVINGSSNKNPVSALKIIIKKLHNGSNIVITPDGPRGPIYKINSNINKVAQKYNIKLIPVSCSASRYFLLKSWDKLIMPLPFGKITAFIGLPLAFVGNENQDNINLAQALTGLK, from the coding sequence ATGCTGTATACTTATTTGAGAGTGGTTTATTTTACCTGTCGTTGGCAATTTGTCTTTTCAGATAATTACAATAAACAGGAATTTTTAGCACAAAAAGGGGTAATTTTTGCTTTTTGGCATAATAGGCTGGCTTTCGGTCCAGGAATATTTGCTGGTCATAAAGATATTTATGCTCTTATTTCCCCTCATCGAGATGGCAGAATAATTAGTGATATAGTAGGTAAATTTGGCTTTGGGGTAATAAATGGTTCTAGTAATAAGAATCCTGTATCAGCTTTAAAAATAATTATCAAAAAGTTACATAACGGTAGTAATATAGTAATTACACCAGATGGTCCACGTGGACCTATTTATAAAATAAATAGTAATATTAACAAAGTTGCTCAAAAATATAATATAAAATTGATACCAGTTTCTTGTAGTGCTTCTAGATATTTTTTACTCAAAAGTTGGGATAAACTGATTATGCCTCTACCTTTTGGTAAAATAACAGCTTTTATAGGCTTACCACTAGCTTTTGTAGGAAATGAAAACCAGGACAATATTAATTTAGCACAAGCATTAACAGGGTTGAAGTAA
- a CDS encoding SAM-dependent methyltransferase yields the protein MFGSKIIRNSYGSIKDKIKLYYHCSKNFPSWYREKIFTCINYFVDVKYKVTHLKETNFNLGIEHLYKNNLNDAILRLKLVDKIFSPNDHQANYWLGWTYFLKNNYEKALYHLQKAFEADQVRLESFLQNYNNLSEIPPQIWHQYRNLTAEYYGNKFRSNNKLYLPYSFVSTTMNNITDLPDNYHILELGSNIGLVGYEVKKRFPDGFTFTGVENSEIMNKLVTVYGNIYDQLLEISISDFIKHDSNKYDVVLSFNSLSFTKNLLDYFNSIYSIVNALGYFAFCLPIDNVTNLSLKRKGFIFTIADIKKALGQTKFTILNSEELALEKNDKYYMVICKKNH from the coding sequence ATGTTCGGCAGCAAAATTATTCGTAACAGTTACGGCTCAATAAAAGACAAAATAAAATTATATTATCATTGTAGTAAAAATTTTCCATCTTGGTATAGGGAGAAAATCTTTACGTGTATCAATTATTTTGTCGATGTAAAATATAAGGTAACACACTTAAAAGAAACTAATTTTAATCTTGGTATAGAACATTTGTATAAAAATAACTTAAATGACGCTATACTAAGGCTCAAATTGGTTGATAAAATTTTTTCTCCTAACGACCATCAAGCTAATTATTGGCTTGGTTGGACATATTTCTTAAAAAATAATTATGAAAAAGCTTTGTATCATCTACAAAAAGCTTTTGAAGCTGATCAAGTAAGGTTAGAATCTTTTCTACAAAATTATAATAATTTGTCAGAGATTCCACCGCAAATTTGGCATCAATATAGAAATCTTACCGCTGAATATTATGGCAATAAATTTCGTAGTAATAATAAACTATACCTACCTTACAGTTTTGTAAGCACAACTATGAATAACATAACAGACTTACCTGATAATTACCATATTTTGGAGCTAGGTAGTAATATAGGTTTAGTGGGTTATGAAGTGAAAAAGCGTTTTCCTGATGGCTTTACTTTTACCGGTGTTGAAAATTCAGAAATTATGAATAAGCTTGTTACCGTATATGGCAATATTTATGATCAGTTATTAGAAATTTCAATATCGGATTTTATTAAACATGACTCTAATAAATATGATGTAGTACTAAGTTTTAACTCTCTTTCTTTTACTAAAAACCTATTAGATTACTTTAATTCTATTTATTCTATAGTCAATGCATTAGGGTATTTTGCATTTTGTTTACCAATAGATAACGTCACAAACCTTTCGTTAAAGAGAAAAGGATTTATTTTTACTATAGCAGATATTAAGAAAGCTTTAGGTCAAACTAAGTTTACCATATTAAATAGTGAAGAATTAGCTCTAGAAAAAAATGATAAATACTATATGGTGATTTGTAAGAAAAACCATTAA